The Apium graveolens cultivar Ventura chromosome 6, ASM990537v1, whole genome shotgun sequence genome contains a region encoding:
- the LOC141668978 gene encoding DNA (cytosine-5)-methyltransferase DRM2-like → MGSNGDSDDIDWSDDEVRTCSSVSSVSVHIPVFTPPTCESSTSGSKINNRFLEMGYPSRVVLKAMEEHGEDDEEAILNAILTYLTLENLPKEENHVSNDPHISDSASTYKEDLSDVGNALESQGQNKYFETMNLLEDMGFQYDEAFTAINRCGLETPIEELVEFIDAAKMGKEDDLQDLQVGLNDAGQSRNGKKQKLSREERWTDTGKRMPLMIGFGVPNVGIKTIHREIPDAGKGPPYFYYENVAYTPKGVWENMSRFLYEIEPEFVDSMHFSAAARKRGYIHNLPIDERFPILPIPPSTIQEALPITNKWWPKWDLRTKLNCILIRHGSAEDTKKIKEELDKSGPDPPEHVRKNVLEQCRKYNFVWVGKNKVAPLDPDEIEVIMGFSKCHTRGGGISTTARYQCLGNSFQVDTVAYHLSVLKKLFPSGINVLSLFSGIGGAEVALHRLGIPLKFIVSVESSETCRNILQSWWEQSNQQGTLIHIFDVRDVTLGKLKELMDMSHGFDLVIGGSPCNNLAGRNRYTRDGLYGDQSSLFFDYFRILDLVKKITVYRGYG, encoded by the exons ATG GGATCAAATGGAGATAGTGACGATATTGATTGGAGCGATGATGAGGTTAGGACATGTAGTTCAGTTTCCTCAGTTTCAGTTCATATTCCAGTTTTTACTCCACCGACTTGCGAG TCGAGTACTTCAGGCAGCAAGATAAACAACCGCTTTTTGGAAATGGGGTACCCATCGAGAGTTGTGTTGAAGGCAATGGAGGAACATG gtgaagatgatgaagaagcCATATTGAATGCTATTCTCACGTACTTG ACCCTTGAGAATCTTCCTAAAGAGGAAAATCATGTATCTAATGATCCGCATATCTCTGACTCTGCAAGCACTTACAAGGAAGACCTCTCGGATGTGGGCAATGCCCTGGAATCTCAG GgacaaaataaatattttgaaacTATGAACCTTTTGGAGGATATGGGCTTTCAATATGACGAAGCTTTCACAGCTATTAATAGATGTG GTTTGGAAACCCCAATTGAAGAATTGGTGGAGTTTATTGATGCTGCTAAGATGGGTAAGGAAGATGATCTTCAAG ACTTGCAAGTAGGGTTAAATGATGCTGGTCAGTCAAGAAATGGAAAGAAACAAAAACTTTCCAGAGAAGAAAGGTGGACAGATACTGGAAAACGCATGCCGCTAATGATAGGATTTGGAGTTCCGAATGTTGGGATCAAAACGATTCATAGAGAAATCCCAGACGCAGGGAAGGGGCCTCCATATTTCTATTATGAGAATGTGGCATATACACCGAAAGGTGTGTGGGAGAACATGAGCAGATTCCTCTATGAGATTGAGCCAGAATTCGTGGACTCAATGCATTTTTCGGCAGCTGCAAGAAAAAGAGGTTACATTCATAACCTTCCAATTGACGAAAGGTTCCCAATTCTTCCCATCCCGCCATCCACCATACAAGAGGCCCTTCCAATAACAAATAAATGGTGGCCGAAATGGGATCTAAGAACCAAATTAAATTGCATTCTTATTCGTCATGGGAGTGCAGAAGATACCAAAAAGATAAAGGAAGAACTTGATAAATCGGGACCTGATCCTCCTGAACATGTCAGGAAAAATGTGCTTGAACAATGCAGAAAGTATAACTTTGTGTGGGTCGGAAAGAATAAGGTTGCTCCACTTGACCCTGACGAGATAGAGGTAATAATGGGATTTTCAAAGTGTCACACAAGAGGTGGCGGAATCAGCACTACTGCTCGGTACCAATGCCTTGGCAATTCATTTCAG GTCGACACTGTTGCCTACCATCTATCTGTCTTGAAGAAATTGTTCCCCAGTGGCATCAATGTACTTTCCTTGTTCTCTGGCATTGGTGGAGCTGAAGTTGCTCTACATAGGCTCGGTATCCCATTGAAGTTTATTGTCTCTGTTGAAAGCTCAGAGACTTGTCGAAACATTTTGCAGAGCTGGTGGGAACAAAGTAACCAGCAGGGCACGCTTATTCACATTTTTGATGTAAGAGATGTGACACTTGGTAAGTTGAAGGAGTTAATGGACATGTCTCATGGCTTTGATCTTGTCATTGGTGGAAGCCCATGCAACAATCTTGCTGGAAGAAATCGTTATACCAGAGATGGGCTATATGGTGATCAATCTTCACTGTTTTTTGATTATTTTCGAATTCTTGATCTTGTGAAGAAAATAACTGTGTATAGAGGTTATGGTTGA